In a genomic window of Blastocatellia bacterium:
- a CDS encoding Crp/Fnr family transcriptional regulator — MMMTSQPACRTCQRCAFCLLADDAWNSLERHAPLRTVRPAVVLFRQGEQPAGVHLICGGRLKQWCLDEQGRWFLWRYIEVGEVLGAITLMRGKPYPTTVETAETCLIRYLGKELFFRILQDHREIERQLLLQTGARLYDTVELLRGFALSRSALGRLALLLYRLWAERQGSWASGEPVRIDLSREELAERIGVESVETVSRLLGKLAEAGLIARERGVTIILEPERLKLVE, encoded by the coding sequence ATGATGATGACCAGCCAGCCAGCGTGTCGGACCTGCCAGCGTTGTGCCTTTTGCCTGTTGGCCGACGATGCCTGGAATAGCCTGGAGCGGCACGCGCCCTTGCGGACGGTTCGTCCAGCAGTGGTTCTGTTTCGGCAAGGGGAGCAGCCAGCGGGGGTTCATCTCATCTGTGGTGGACGGCTGAAGCAGTGGTGTTTGGATGAGCAAGGTCGGTGGTTTCTGTGGCGATACATAGAAGTGGGGGAGGTGCTAGGGGCCATTACGTTGATGCGTGGCAAGCCGTATCCCACGACGGTGGAAACGGCTGAGACCTGCTTGATCCGGTATCTGGGCAAAGAATTATTTTTCCGGATACTCCAGGATCACCGAGAGATTGAGCGCCAACTGTTGCTGCAGACCGGCGCCAGGCTCTATGACACGGTGGAACTGCTTCGGGGCTTTGCGCTCAGTCGCTCGGCGTTGGGACGCCTAGCGTTGTTGCTATACCGGTTGTGGGCTGAGCGGCAAGGGTCCTGGGCTAGCGGCGAACCGGTGCGGATTGACCTGAGTCGGGAAGAGCTGGCCGAGCGCATCGGGGTGGAGAGCGTGGAGACGGTGTCGCGGCTGCTGGGCAAGCTGGCTGAGGCCGGGCTGATCGCACGCGAGCGAGGGGTCACCATCATTCTTGAGCCAGAGCGGTTGAAGTTGGTCGAGTAG
- a CDS encoding DUF1573 domain-containing protein — protein sequence MRLVHQNRLAVVLALLLMTGLVTLSGCSRTQGQGQPGAQSGGTADPSSTAAPLTTTEQTAEVASADSLISNPFTGTTNATPQQTDPANGPRATFSETIYDAGTVEAGHEVVHKFKVKNTGKTDLTIQSVNPSCGCTVSDFTKTIPPGQEGTVTLTVKTESFRGEIQKTATVTSNDPINPNVTLTIKANVKPVIDIQPAAYISLEVDKGQPAQGKVTLINNDKQPLKILAVESQNPEFTAELKTVENGRRYDLIAKLNKTDAPGRYSTSVTVTTDNKKQEKVSIPVMVHIAARVEVSPERLVYGRINLESLDKNPRGAMLLNRTITVQSRDQGFKVTGAQSTLPFIQTEVINPAQSNLPYSVRITVARDKLPKGAFNGMVIVRTNDKEFSEFKIPVTGEVN from the coding sequence ATGAGACTAGTTCACCAGAATCGGTTGGCCGTGGTATTGGCGCTGCTGCTGATGACGGGGCTTGTGACATTATCGGGCTGTTCACGCACGCAAGGACAAGGGCAGCCCGGTGCACAGAGCGGCGGCACGGCTGATCCATCATCAACCGCTGCACCACTGACAACGACCGAGCAAACCGCAGAGGTGGCGTCGGCAGACTCGCTGATCTCCAACCCGTTTACAGGAACGACCAACGCGACGCCCCAGCAAACTGATCCGGCCAACGGCCCCAGGGCAACATTCTCTGAGACAATCTATGACGCTGGCACGGTAGAGGCCGGCCACGAGGTCGTCCATAAATTTAAGGTGAAGAACACCGGCAAAACGGACTTGACCATTCAATCCGTCAACCCAAGCTGTGGCTGCACCGTCTCTGACTTCACCAAGACGATCCCACCTGGGCAGGAAGGCACTGTGACACTGACGGTGAAAACGGAAAGCTTTCGCGGTGAAATTCAAAAAACAGCGACTGTCACGTCCAACGACCCGATCAATCCCAATGTGACGCTCACCATCAAAGCCAACGTCAAACCGGTGATTGACATTCAACCCGCCGCTTACATCTCCCTTGAGGTGGACAAGGGACAACCTGCTCAGGGCAAAGTCACGTTAATCAACAACGACAAGCAGCCATTGAAAATCCTGGCAGTGGAATCGCAAAACCCGGAGTTCACGGCTGAACTAAAAACAGTGGAAAACGGCCGGCGCTATGATCTGATCGCCAAACTGAACAAGACGGATGCACCCGGCCGGTATAGCACCTCTGTCACGGTGACAACCGACAATAAGAAACAAGAGAAGGTGAGCATCCCCGTGATGGTGCACATTGCAGCGCGGGTTGAGGTCTCGCCGGAACGATTGGTTTATGGACGAATCAACCTGGAATCGCTCGATAAAAATCCACGTGGCGCGATGTTGCTGAACCGCACGATCACGGTCCAGAGTCGCGATCAAGGATTCAAAGTTACCGGCGCACAATCCACCTTGCCGTTCATTCAAACGGAAGTGATCAATCCCGCCCAGAGTAACTTGCCCTACAGTGTCAGAATCACGGTGGCCAGAGATAAGCTGCCCAAGGGGGCGTTCAACGGCATGGTCATTGTGCGCACCAATGACAAGGAATTTAGCGAATTCAAGATTCCGGTGACCGGCGAAGTAAACTAG